In the Mytilus trossulus isolate FHL-02 chromosome 1, PNRI_Mtr1.1.1.hap1, whole genome shotgun sequence genome, one interval contains:
- the LOC134698858 gene encoding uncharacterized protein LOC134698858 — translation MAKPININKANFTQLKAIKRIGETRALAIIAKREEEGLLNLDKLKEISEAPQSLWTALLNEKIICFEDPEESDEGQEVLKNTIESLRHKILSVEKSRDDMAETFQTKIEKISEQSKAQIEEQRLIFEQQRDIYTKQKEEQIEQMKEMIKSQNDEIKDIHEYSKKIQTQLQQKETVLKVEKVIAEKEEKSSPGQLLKGKYNAYDHKHSDYGGPTAPKMSTYDGRNDWRPYYLQFSTIADRCKWQSEQRLYKLIECLRDKALKFYSSRPKLVQTNYESLCKKMEERFGRKEPPHIVRRLLQDLKQEQEESLEEFAERAQELATDGYPDTPDNFVQTLATDAFLKGCVDKRAALTAMDKNPDALDQAVQYVRSAVANQKVIMGTRRAEIKRVSFMEQNDENEDTQETSVRAIMKSDEGTNKMNVFEKRLQKTEDDLLETKIMVKKVLSIVSQNMRSRSPQRTDRAFSPQRRYNSPARGNCYNCGEEGHFSRDCKKPRNSSPYRNRSPSPKALNDSGPRM, via the coding sequence atggcgAAACcgataaatataaacaaagctAACTTTACGCAGTTAAAAGCGATTAAAAGGATAGGTGAAACTAGAGCTTTAGCAATAATTGCAAAGAGAGAAGAAGAGGGATTACTTAATTTAGATAAACTTAAAGAGATTTCAGAAGCACCCCAATCATTGTGGACTGCACTGTTGAAtgagaaaataatttgttttgaagaCCCAGAGGAGTCTGATGAAGGTCAAGAGGTCCTAAAAAACACTATTGAGTCATTACGTCATAAGATTTTGTCGGTAGAAAAGTCGAGAGATGATATGGCAGAgacttttcaaacaaaaattgagaaaatttcTGAACAGAGTAAAGCACAGATAGAAGAACAGAGGCTTATTTTTGAACAACAAAGAGACATTTATACAAAACAGAAAGAGGAACAAATTGAACAAATGAAAGAAATGATTAAATCACAGAATGATGAGATTAAAGATATACATGaatattcaaagaaaattcaaactCAACTACAGCAGAAAGAAACTGTGCTTAAGGTAGAAAAAGTAATAGCCGAAAAAGAGGAAAAAAGTAGTCCTGGTCAATTATTGAAAGGAAAATATAAtgcttatgatcataaacattCAGATTATGGTGGTCCCACAGCACCAAAGATGTCAACATATGATGGTAGAAATGACTGgcgtccttattatctacaattTAGCACTATAGCTGATAGATGCAAATGGCAGAGTGAGCAAAGGTTGTATAAATTGATTGAATGTTTGCGAGATAAAGCTTTGAAATTTTACAGCTCAAGACCAAAGTTAGTACAAACTAATTATGAAAGCTTATGCAAGAAAATGGAAGAGCGTTTTGGTAGAAAGGAACCGCCACACATTGTAAGAAGACTTTTACAAGATCTTAAACAAGAGCAAGAGGAATCGTTAGAAGAATTTGCAGAAAGAGCACAGGAGCTGGCTACCGATGGCTACCCGGATACACCAGATAATTTCGTACAAACTTTGGCAACAGATGCTTTTCTTAAAGGTTGTGTAGACAAGCGTGCAGCTTTGACTGCTATGGACAAAAATCCAGATGCTCTGGATCAAGCGGTACAATATGTACGAAGTGCAGTGGCGAATCAAAAAGTCATAATGGGTACACGAAGAGCAGAAATTAAAAGGGTTTCTTTTATGGAGCAAAATGATGAGAATGAGGATACACAGGAAACATCAGTCCGTGCAATTATGAAGTCTGACGAAGGAACAAATAAGATGAATGTGTTCGAGAAAAGATTACAAAAGACAGAAGATGATTTATTAGAAACTAAGATCATGGTAAAAAAAGTATTGAGCATAGTAAGTCAgaatatgaggtcaaggtcaccaCAAAGAACAGATCGAGCTTTTTCGCCACAAAGAAGGTACAATAGTCCTGCAAGAGGTAATTGCTACAATTGCGGGGAAGAAGGTCATTTTAGTAGGGATTGCAAGAAGCCCAGAAATAGTTCTCCCTATCGTAATAGATCTCCATCACCAAAAGCTTTAAACGACTCAGGGCCAAGGATGTAG